A genome region from Halichondria panicea chromosome 15, odHalPani1.1, whole genome shotgun sequence includes the following:
- the LOC135348978 gene encoding uncharacterized protein LOC135348978 — protein MSIILISDFCLSSKCLVVEPKATQSLKTIYQVLKFSAKHKAPLNRSALTYWEEDIPSRLDLGKSKYGGPFTTEQVEDVKTVFRVFYLRLTTLFAYYFFTALSISRKTITFSSLTECENTIVFLFSYIVPVSFFIGMLVQEFLIYLLARGKFPGTLKRFEATYFLIVTICVVCLILAILNYCELVPSSSIDVISPVSCGLLSVVFLPAELEFACAQSPYNTRGLLVGLVYVKYAGSIFFDAIFSSSLCTSEYCIIIQWSVIAVLILFGFVLFLFVVRRYKLRTRDDGFVVQQITEEIYDRNLTAAAQLDQPRIFATMK, from the coding sequence ATGAGTATTATTCTAATTTCGGATTTTTGTCTCTCCTCGAAGTGTCTGGTAGTTGAACCAAAAGCAACTCAGTCTCTGAAAACCATCTatcaagttctcaagttttctgccaagcacaaggctcccctcaatcgcagtgctctcacatattgggaggaagacataccttctAGACTAGATCTTGGCAAGTCAAAGTATGGTGGACcgttcactacagagcaagttgaagatgtgaaaacagTATTTCGTGTATTTTATCTTCGTTTAACAACGTTGTTTGCATATTACTTCTTTACTGCTCTAAGTATTAGTAGAAAGACTATCACATTTTCCTCGCTAACCGAATGTGAAAATACCATTGTTTTTCTGTTTAGCTACATTGTTCCAGTAAGTTTCTTCATTGGAATGTTGGTGCAAGAATTTTTGATTTATCTTTTAGCCCGAGGCAAATTTCCTGGTACTCTGAAAAGATTTGAAGCTACATACTTCCTTATCGTAACCATTTGTGTTGTGTGCCTTATTTTAGCCATTCTTAATTACTGTGAACTTGTCCCTAGTTCATCAATTGATGTTATTTCCCCAGTGTCTTGTGGTTTGCTGTCTGTGGTTTTCTTACCAGCAGAATTGGAGTTTGCATGTGCTCAGTCACCATACAATACGAGAGGGTTGCTTGTTGGTTTGGTGTACGTTAAGTATGCTGGCTCTATTTTTTTTGATGCCATATTTAGTAGTAGTTTATGTACTAGTGAGTACTGCATCATCATTCAATGGTCTGTAATAGCCGTGCTCATTTTGTTTGGATTTGTGTTGTTCCTCTTTGTGGTTCGCCGATACAAGTTGAGAACGAGGGATGATGGTTTTGTAGTTCAGCAAATTACTGAAGAGATATATGATCGAAACCTCACTGCTGCTGCTCAGCTAGATCAACCTCGCATTTTTGCAACTATGAAATGA
- the LOC135348977 gene encoding solute carrier family 15 member 4-like: MPEASSENISSFLNWHYFLVVASYWIVIVLYDIKNECVNEKYNLTYNQILSFFSVFCMSIVLISDFCLSSKCLVVEPKATQSLKTIYQVIKFAAKHKAPLNRSALTYWEEDIPSRLDLGKSRYGGPFTTEQVEDVKTVFRVFSLGLTTSFAYCFFTTVSIKTATFVSLTECESTVVFLFSYFGLVTFLIGILLQEFLIYPLARGKFPGTLTRFKATYFLIVTICVLCLILAVLKYFGLVPSLSIDVIFPVSSGLLSVVYIPTELEFACAQSPYNTRGLLVGLVYIKFAGSLFFNIVMSSACTSEEYCIIIKWSVLTGLILFGFVLFVFVVRRYKLRTRDDGFVAQQIIEEIYDRNLTAAAQLEQPRNFATMK, encoded by the coding sequence ATGCCTGAAGCTTCTTCAGAAAACATTAGTAGCTTTCTTAATTGGCATTATTTTCTTGTTGTTGCCAGCTATTGGATAGTTATAGTATTGTACGATATTAAAAATGAATGTGTTAATGAAAAGTACAACCTGACTTATAACCAGATACTGAGCTTTTTCTCTGTGTTTTGTATGAGTATTGTTCTAATTTCTGATTTTTGTCTCTCCTCGAAGTGTCTGGTAGTTGAACCTAAAGCAACTCAGTCTCTGAAAACCATCTATCAAGTTATCAAGTTTGctgccaagcacaaggctcccctcaatcgcagtgctctcacatattgggaggaagacataccttctAGACTAGATCTTGGTAAGTCAAGGTATGGTGGACcgttcactacagagcaagttgaagatgtgaaaacagTATTTCGTGTCTTTTCTCTTGGTTTAACAACATCGTTTGCGTATTGCTTCTTTACTACTGTAAGTATTAAGACTGCCACATTTGTTTCGTTAACGGAATGTGAAAGCACCGTCGTTTTTCTGTTTAGCTACTTTGGTCTAGTAACTTTCTTAATTGGAATTTTGTTGCAAGAATTTTTGATTTATCCTTTAGCCCGAGGCAAATTTCCTGGTACTTTGACAAGATTTAAAGCTACATACTTCCTTATCGTAACCATTTGTGTCTTGTGTCTTATTTTAGCTGTTCTCAAGTACTTTGGACTTGTCCCTAGTTTATCAATTGATGTTATTTTCCCAGTGTCTAGTGGTTTGCTGTCTGTGGTTTATATACCTACAGAATTGGAGTTTGCATGTGCTCAGTCACCATACAATACGAGAGGGTTGCTTGTTGGTTTGGTCTACATTAAATTTGCTGGGTCTCTTTTCTTCAATATCGTGATGAGTAGTGCATGTACTAGTGAGGAGTACTGCATCATCATAAAATGGTCTGTATTGACTGGGCTCATTTTGTTTGGATTTGTGTTGTTCGTTTTTGTGGTTCGCCGATACAAGTTAAGAACGAGGGACGATGGTTTTGTAGCTCAACAAATTATTGAAGAGATATACGATCGAAACCTCACTGCTGCTGCTCAGCTAGAGCAACCACGCAATTTTGCAACTATGAAATGA